From Neodiprion pinetum isolate iyNeoPine1 chromosome 7, iyNeoPine1.2, whole genome shotgun sequence, a single genomic window includes:
- the LOC124223836 gene encoding uncharacterized protein, whose protein sequence is MSEAKKTKILETLHETTQCKIPDGNCIVALEKLAKNLKCTSCSSLLDMEKMYGYNREGLHVKFKIKCDTCGRYNNVNTAESTNGVSDVNMSVVLGAIHAGVGNTGLNKILACANLPRVIDKIYKKYEVVVGQAIELEAKESCKRAASEEKELVIKNVKKLCDTL, encoded by the exons ATGTCAGAAgctaaaaaaacaaaaattctcgaaaCACTGCATGAAACTACTCAATGTAAAATTCCAGATGGGAATTGTATAGTTgcattggaaaaattagctaAAAACCTCAAATGCACCAGCTGCAGCAGTCTTTTAGACATGGAAAAAATGTACGGCTATAACAGAGAAGGACTTCACGTAAAGTTTAAGATAAAATGTGATACTTGTGGCAGatataataatgttaatacCGCAGAGTCCACCAATGGTGTTTCTGATGTCAATATGTCCGTGGTTTTAG GGGCTATTCATGCCGGTGTTGGAAATACTGgcttaaataaaattcttgcTTGTGCCAATTTACCTCGAGTAATagacaaaatttataaaaagtaCGAAGTTGTAGTTGGTCAAGCAATAGAATTAGAAGCTAAAGAAAGTTGCAAGCGAGCTGCTTCTGAGGAAAAAGAattggtgataaaaaatgtcaaaaagcTGTGTGACACATTGTAA